Proteins from one Microbacterium faecale genomic window:
- the cobA gene encoding uroporphyrinogen-III C-methyltransferase — MTTMLGVSLDGRRVVLAGGGSVAARRLRRFLDERADVLVVAPDLAAETQQLIADHDVPWHARAIVESDLDGAWLVHTATGDSAVDARVSAWCEARRTFCINASVGAHGSARMTAQSRAGDVLVGVTSDAGVDPRRTARVHRSVRELLESGRAPLRRVRGDAAGSVALIGGGPGPVDLMTLRARRLIAEADVVVADRLGATAVLDELEPDVEVIHVGKAPGHHTVMQDGINDLLIAHARAGKRVVRLKGGDPFVYGRGGEEVSACLAAGVPVDVVPGVTSAVSVPQAAGIPVTHRGVASSVHVINGQSGLSPATVASLRDPAVTTVMLMGVRAFDGIARAALDAGIPANTPVAFVENGHTIRQRTTRATLGDAGDAARSAGVANPAVIVIGEVARPDLLLPAHAVAAREGTPG; from the coding sequence ATGACCACGATGCTCGGAGTGTCTCTCGACGGCCGCCGCGTCGTGCTCGCGGGCGGCGGAAGCGTCGCCGCACGCCGCCTGCGCCGCTTTCTCGACGAGCGCGCCGACGTGCTGGTTGTCGCGCCCGACCTCGCCGCCGAAACGCAGCAGCTCATCGCGGATCACGACGTGCCCTGGCACGCTCGCGCGATCGTCGAGTCCGACCTCGATGGCGCGTGGCTCGTGCACACCGCGACGGGCGACAGCGCGGTCGACGCCCGGGTCTCAGCGTGGTGTGAGGCGCGGCGGACTTTCTGCATCAACGCCTCTGTCGGCGCTCACGGATCCGCGCGGATGACCGCGCAATCGCGAGCGGGCGACGTCCTCGTGGGCGTCACGAGCGACGCCGGCGTGGATCCGCGCCGCACCGCGCGCGTCCACCGCTCGGTGCGTGAGCTGCTCGAATCCGGCCGCGCGCCGTTGCGCCGCGTGCGCGGCGACGCTGCCGGATCCGTGGCCCTCATCGGCGGCGGGCCGGGCCCCGTCGACCTCATGACGTTGCGGGCGCGCCGACTCATCGCTGAGGCCGACGTGGTCGTGGCCGACCGCCTCGGCGCGACCGCCGTGCTCGACGAGCTCGAACCGGACGTCGAGGTCATTCACGTCGGCAAAGCGCCAGGGCATCACACTGTCATGCAGGACGGCATCAACGATCTGCTGATTGCGCACGCCCGCGCCGGGAAACGCGTCGTGCGACTCAAGGGCGGAGACCCGTTCGTCTACGGGCGCGGCGGCGAAGAGGTGTCGGCCTGCCTCGCCGCGGGCGTTCCCGTCGACGTCGTGCCGGGCGTGACGAGCGCGGTTTCGGTGCCGCAGGCGGCGGGGATCCCTGTCACGCACCGCGGCGTCGCCTCGAGCGTGCACGTCATCAACGGGCAGTCGGGGCTCTCCCCTGCCACCGTGGCGTCGCTGAGGGATCCCGCCGTGACGACCGTCATGCTCATGGGAGTGCGCGCGTTCGACGGGATCGCCCGCGCGGCCCTCGACGCGGGAATCCCCGCGAACACGCCCGTCGCGTTCGTCGAGAACGGGCACACGATCCGGCAGCGTACGACGAGGGCAACGCTCGGTGACGCCGGCGATGCCGCCCGCTCGGCCGGCGTGGCCAATCCCGCCGTCATCGTCATCGGCGAGGTCGCGCGCCCCGATCTCCTGCTCCCCGCGCACGCCGTCGCGGCGCGCGAGGGAACGCCTGGATGA
- the rplS gene encoding 50S ribosomal protein L19, whose translation MNIIDAVDAASLRTDVPEFGPGDTVKVHVNIIEGSRSRVQVFQGVVLGRQGGGVRETFTVRKISFQVGVERVFPVHSPIIDKIEVVSRGDVRRAKIYYLRGRTGRRAKIREKRENV comes from the coding sequence ATGAACATCATCGATGCCGTCGACGCAGCATCGCTGCGGACCGACGTCCCGGAGTTCGGGCCAGGTGACACCGTCAAGGTGCACGTCAACATCATCGAGGGCAGCCGCTCCCGCGTCCAGGTCTTCCAGGGCGTCGTGCTCGGTCGCCAGGGTGGTGGCGTGCGCGAGACCTTCACCGTGCGCAAGATCAGCTTCCAGGTCGGCGTGGAGCGCGTGTTCCCCGTGCACTCGCCGATCATCGACAAGATCGAGGTCGTCAGCCGCGGTGACGTGCGCCGTGCGAAGATCTACTACCTGCGCGGCCGCACCGGTAGGCGTGCGAAGATCCGCGAGAAGCGCGAGAACGTCTGA
- the map gene encoding type I methionyl aminopeptidase: protein MIELRTPAEIEAMRPAGRFVAETLQTLSEETKVGMNLLEIDRRAHAMIRAAGAESCYLDYAPSFGSGPFGHVICTSVNDAVLHGRPYDYTLRDGDLVTLDFAVSINGWVADSAVSFVVGTPRDEDLALIDTTERALEAAITAAQTGSKVGDISAAIAAVARGDGLSINTDFGGHGVGRTMHGDPHIPNDGRAGRGFPLKPGLVVAIEPWFLQTTDKLVTDERDGWTLRSADGSRGAHSEHTIAITEDGPIVLTAR, encoded by the coding sequence ATGATCGAGCTGCGCACACCCGCCGAGATCGAGGCTATGCGACCGGCGGGACGGTTCGTCGCGGAGACGCTGCAGACCCTCTCCGAAGAGACGAAGGTCGGCATGAACCTGCTGGAGATCGATCGACGCGCCCACGCGATGATCCGCGCGGCCGGTGCCGAGAGCTGCTACCTCGACTACGCGCCGTCGTTCGGGTCAGGTCCGTTCGGTCATGTCATCTGCACCTCGGTCAACGATGCGGTGCTGCACGGGCGTCCCTACGACTACACGCTGCGCGACGGAGACCTCGTCACGCTCGACTTCGCCGTGTCGATCAACGGCTGGGTCGCCGACTCCGCTGTGTCCTTCGTCGTCGGCACGCCGCGCGATGAGGACCTCGCGCTCATCGACACGACCGAGCGCGCGCTCGAGGCCGCGATCACGGCCGCGCAGACCGGCAGCAAGGTGGGCGACATCTCCGCCGCCATCGCCGCCGTCGCCCGGGGTGACGGTCTCAGCATCAACACCGACTTCGGCGGCCACGGCGTCGGTCGCACGATGCACGGAGACCCGCACATCCCCAACGATGGTCGCGCCGGACGCGGCTTCCCCCTGAAGCCGGGGCTCGTCGTGGCGATCGAGCCATGGTTCCTGCAGACGACCGACAAGCTCGTCACCGACGAGCGCGACGGCTGGACGCTCCGCAGCGCCGATGGATCCCGTGGAGCACACAGCGAGCACACGATCGCGATCACCGAAGACGGCCCGATCGTCCTCACGGCCAGATAG
- a CDS encoding DUF2469 family protein yields the protein MDEDSFEEFDRELELALYREYRDVVGQFQYVVETERRFYLANDVNVVRHDTEHDFYFELTMRDVWVWDIYRADRFVTSVRVLTFKDVNVEELPRRDFELPDDLSLGKS from the coding sequence ATGGATGAGGACTCCTTCGAGGAATTCGACCGCGAACTCGAACTCGCGCTGTATCGCGAGTACCGCGATGTCGTCGGCCAGTTCCAGTACGTCGTGGAGACCGAGCGACGGTTCTATCTCGCGAACGACGTCAACGTCGTGCGCCACGACACCGAGCACGACTTCTACTTCGAGCTCACGATGCGCGACGTGTGGGTGTGGGACATCTACCGCGCCGACCGCTTCGTGACGTCGGTGCGCGTGCTGACGTTCAAGGATGTCAACGTCGAGGAGCTGCCGCGACGCGACTTCGAGCTCCCCGACGACCTCTCGCTCGGCAAGAGCTGA
- a CDS encoding YifB family Mg chelatase-like AAA ATPase, whose product MIVVRTWAVALTGLRGTLIEVEADITQHRPDFRLIGMPDKALGEAVRRVTNACENSGLALPDRRLTVNLSPASLPKQGSGFDLSVALAALATDGRLDPASLAGTVHIGELGLDGRVRAVPGVLPVVLAAVAAGRPRVVVPERNRAEAELVSDAEIISVRTLAEAARLHGAEIDDPVLKGPEAPATSTESDVTAPEPDVDLADVVGQPEAVDALLVAAAGGHHLLMSGPPGAGKTMLARRLPGILPALTDEEALEVASVRSLTGERIAALTRQPPFEAPHHSATLAALVGGGSRRASPGAIARASRGVLFIDEVAEAPRSVLDALRQPLENGMIAIHRAGFTASFPARFQLVLAMNPCPCGEFGVAGGVCTCSPAEVRRYAAKLSGPLLDRIDIDLRLRRVSRADDAPGGVTSAEARRRVTTARQRAAERLAETPWVTNGQVSGTWLRKGPRPLRGEARRTLESALERGLLTLRSHDRVARVAWTVADLEGRNEPVASDVGRALFLKKGVIA is encoded by the coding sequence GTGATCGTGGTGCGGACGTGGGCGGTCGCGCTCACGGGCCTGCGCGGCACGCTCATCGAGGTCGAGGCCGACATCACGCAGCATCGGCCCGATTTTCGTCTCATCGGGATGCCCGACAAGGCGCTCGGCGAAGCCGTCCGGCGCGTCACGAACGCGTGCGAGAACAGCGGGCTCGCGCTGCCGGACCGGCGCCTCACGGTCAATCTGTCGCCAGCCAGTTTGCCCAAGCAGGGATCCGGGTTCGATCTGTCGGTGGCACTCGCGGCGCTGGCGACCGACGGTCGGCTCGATCCCGCGTCGCTCGCTGGCACGGTGCACATCGGCGAGCTCGGGCTCGATGGCCGCGTTCGCGCAGTGCCCGGCGTGCTCCCGGTCGTCCTCGCGGCGGTCGCCGCCGGTCGGCCGCGCGTCGTCGTGCCCGAGAGGAACCGCGCGGAGGCCGAGCTCGTCTCCGACGCCGAGATCATCAGCGTGCGCACACTGGCCGAGGCGGCACGGCTGCACGGGGCCGAGATCGACGACCCTGTTCTCAAAGGCCCCGAGGCGCCGGCCACCAGTACCGAGTCGGACGTCACGGCGCCGGAGCCGGACGTCGATCTCGCCGACGTCGTCGGGCAGCCGGAGGCGGTCGATGCGCTGCTCGTGGCCGCGGCGGGCGGTCACCATCTGCTGATGTCGGGGCCTCCGGGCGCGGGCAAGACGATGCTCGCGCGGCGACTGCCCGGGATCCTTCCGGCGCTGACCGACGAGGAGGCACTCGAGGTCGCCTCCGTCCGGTCGCTGACGGGGGAGCGCATCGCGGCGTTGACGCGACAGCCCCCTTTCGAAGCGCCGCACCACTCCGCCACCCTCGCGGCGCTCGTGGGAGGCGGATCCCGTCGGGCGAGTCCCGGGGCGATCGCACGGGCCTCGCGAGGCGTGCTGTTCATCGACGAGGTCGCCGAGGCGCCACGCTCTGTGCTCGACGCCTTGCGTCAGCCGCTCGAGAACGGAATGATCGCGATCCATCGGGCGGGCTTCACCGCCAGCTTTCCCGCGCGATTTCAACTCGTGCTCGCGATGAACCCGTGTCCGTGCGGCGAGTTCGGCGTTGCGGGCGGGGTCTGCACCTGTTCGCCCGCCGAGGTGCGACGCTACGCAGCGAAGCTCTCCGGGCCACTGCTCGACCGGATCGACATCGACCTGCGATTGCGGCGCGTGTCGCGGGCTGACGATGCGCCGGGCGGCGTGACGAGCGCGGAGGCGAGGCGTCGGGTGACGACGGCCCGCCAACGCGCGGCCGAGCGCCTGGCCGAAACGCCGTGGGTCACGAACGGTCAGGTGTCGGGCACGTGGCTGCGAAAGGGCCCCCGCCCGCTGCGGGGCGAGGCGCGTCGCACGCTCGAATCCGCGCTGGAACGCGGCTTGCTGACGTTGCGTTCGCACGATCGCGTCGCCCGAGTGGCATGGACGGTCGCCGATCTCGAAGGGCGCAACGAACCGGTGGCGAGCGACGTCGGACGGGCGCTCTTCTTGAAGAAGGGGGTGATCGCGTGA
- the lepB gene encoding signal peptidase I — MTTEAETAPADDRPGGRGVLTFLRDVVIIIVIAAVVSMLIKAFVVRSFYIPSASMEDTLMTDDRILVDELTVNWTGYERGDVIVFADPGGWLPDPGGESPGGLAGAMNWLLTAIGVSAADSEEHLVKRLIALPGDHVECCNALGQLTVNGAGVDELDYLRLPDGSTRASMTDFDVVVPDNAVWVMGDNRNRSQDSRYHDTQPGGGFVPVDKIVGRVVLRTWPLSHFGPLDDRTPAFTGVPESDR; from the coding sequence ATGACAACAGAAGCAGAGACGGCCCCGGCAGACGACCGACCGGGCGGACGCGGAGTCCTGACGTTCCTGCGCGACGTCGTCATCATCATCGTCATCGCTGCCGTCGTGTCAATGCTCATCAAGGCCTTCGTCGTGCGGTCGTTCTACATTCCGTCGGCATCGATGGAGGACACGCTCATGACGGATGACCGGATCCTCGTCGACGAGTTGACTGTGAACTGGACGGGGTACGAGCGCGGCGACGTGATCGTGTTCGCGGATCCGGGCGGCTGGCTGCCCGATCCGGGTGGCGAAAGCCCCGGCGGACTCGCCGGCGCGATGAACTGGCTGCTCACGGCCATCGGCGTCTCGGCGGCCGATTCCGAGGAACATCTCGTCAAGCGCCTCATCGCTCTGCCGGGCGACCACGTCGAATGCTGTAACGCTCTCGGCCAGCTCACTGTCAACGGCGCGGGTGTCGACGAGCTCGATTACCTGCGCCTTCCCGACGGATCCACGCGCGCGTCGATGACCGACTTCGACGTCGTCGTTCCGGACAACGCCGTCTGGGTCATGGGAGACAATCGCAACCGGTCGCAGGACTCCCGCTACCACGACACGCAGCCCGGCGGCGGGTTCGTCCCCGTCGACAAGATCGTCGGCCGCGTCGTCCTGCGCACCTGGCCGCTGTCGCACTTCGGCCCGCTCGACGATCGCACCCCGGCGTTCACCGGCGTTCCGGAGTCCGACCGATGA
- the nirD gene encoding nitrite reductase small subunit NirD: protein MTMVTNPTTPVRAARWVRLCAFEQLSVERGRAALVGDTQIALFLLADGTVRAVSNYDPYSGAHVLSRGIVGTAAFAGGAVIPTITSPLHKQSWDLRTGTVVETHGHDERHITSFAVAVDDGQVFVKWEEA from the coding sequence ATGACCATGGTGACGAATCCGACGACACCCGTGCGCGCCGCGCGGTGGGTGCGCCTGTGCGCGTTCGAGCAGCTGAGTGTGGAGCGTGGGCGGGCGGCGCTCGTGGGCGACACCCAGATCGCGCTCTTCCTGCTCGCCGACGGCACCGTGCGAGCTGTGTCGAACTATGACCCGTACAGCGGTGCGCACGTCCTCTCTCGCGGTATCGTCGGGACGGCGGCGTTCGCAGGCGGCGCGGTGATTCCGACGATCACCTCCCCGTTGCACAAGCAGTCGTGGGATCTGCGCACCGGAACCGTCGTCGAAACGCATGGCCACGACGAGCGCCACATCACGTCGTTTGCGGTCGCGGTGGACGACGGTCAGGTGTTCGTGAAATGGGAGGAGGCGTGA
- a CDS encoding YraN family protein, which translates to MPHNLTLGRAGEDRAAELLISDGYIVVDRNWRCASGEIDLVAVRRDVVVIVEVKTRTNRRYGHPFEALDARKTARLWRLAHMWARVHPDVARGRRLRVDAIAITGSDPVSAAVEHLQGIS; encoded by the coding sequence ATGCCTCACAACCTGACCCTGGGACGCGCGGGAGAGGATCGCGCGGCCGAACTGCTCATCTCCGACGGCTACATCGTCGTCGACCGCAACTGGCGGTGCGCGTCGGGCGAGATCGATCTCGTCGCCGTCCGGCGCGACGTCGTCGTCATCGTCGAAGTCAAGACCCGCACGAACCGGCGTTACGGTCACCCGTTCGAAGCGCTCGACGCGCGGAAGACCGCGCGTCTGTGGCGCCTGGCGCACATGTGGGCCCGGGTGCATCCGGACGTCGCTCGCGGGCGCCGGCTGCGCGTCGACGCGATCGCGATCACCGGATCGGATCCCGTCTCTGCGGCGGTGGAGCACCTGCAGGGGATCTCGTGA
- a CDS encoding ribonuclease HII — translation MTPVAPTLDLERRLLDTAPLVIGLDEVGRGALAGPVTVGAAAIDHAVAATAVPEGLRDSKLVTARRRPDVAARTAEWVCGSALGWATPGEVDEHGILGALGLAAVRALGALRAGGLDVPSGVVLLDGNHDYLSPVASTMMGRLDLRTVVGGDRDRASISAASIAAKVARDALMVDLHDAHASYSWDRNKGYGSAAHRAAIRERGLTDHHRRSWAIA, via the coding sequence ATGACCCCGGTCGCTCCCACGCTCGACCTCGAGCGACGTCTGCTCGACACGGCGCCGCTCGTGATCGGCCTCGACGAGGTGGGCCGGGGAGCTCTTGCCGGGCCTGTCACCGTCGGGGCCGCGGCCATCGACCACGCCGTCGCGGCGACGGCCGTCCCGGAAGGGCTGCGCGACTCGAAGCTCGTCACTGCCCGTCGACGTCCCGATGTCGCCGCGCGCACCGCCGAGTGGGTGTGCGGCAGCGCCCTCGGGTGGGCGACTCCGGGCGAGGTCGATGAACATGGGATCCTCGGAGCGCTCGGTCTCGCGGCCGTACGCGCCCTCGGGGCGCTCCGCGCCGGCGGGCTCGACGTGCCGTCGGGCGTCGTGCTTCTCGACGGCAACCACGACTATCTCTCACCCGTGGCGTCGACGATGATGGGGCGCCTCGACCTGCGGACCGTCGTGGGAGGCGACCGCGACCGCGCGTCGATCTCGGCGGCCTCGATCGCCGCGAAGGTCGCGCGCGATGCGCTGATGGTCGACCTCCACGACGCCCACGCCTCGTACTCCTGGGACCGCAACAAGGGCTACGGCAGCGCAGCGCACCGTGCGGCGATCCGGGAACGCGGCCTGACCGACCATCACCGACGTTCGTGGGCAATCGCCTAG
- a CDS encoding uroporphyrinogen-III synthase, with translation MTPIVAPVPLSSALEGCSVVVAVDRRSGELQAALERHGATVQRAPALSIIPHIDDAALLDATHALIHSAPDIVVATTGVGFRGWVEAAHEADLADDLARSFAGARIVARGAKARGAVQQAGFDVHWTAASETAQEVGEFLLASDVAGKRIAVQHHGSGADGLDELLRAHGATVVSLSVYRWGPPVDPEAVRQSVAQAAEGSVDAVLFTAAPGADAWLDVAESRGALDDIRDRAARGHLVMAAVGPITARPLDRRGVPAVIASRGRLGSLVRLVVAHFGDGGAPSVTTPRGRLEVRSSGAILDGEFLPLSPASTALLTALFDAGGAVISRQRLHSVLPRSRRSSHAVEMAVARLRESLGYADLVTTVIKRGYRLSVEEPA, from the coding sequence ATGACGCCCATCGTCGCGCCCGTTCCGCTGTCGTCCGCTCTCGAGGGGTGTTCCGTCGTCGTCGCCGTGGATCGCCGCTCGGGCGAACTGCAGGCAGCCCTCGAACGCCACGGCGCGACCGTTCAGCGAGCGCCCGCCCTCTCGATCATCCCGCACATCGACGATGCGGCGCTCCTCGATGCGACGCACGCGTTGATCCACTCGGCCCCCGACATCGTCGTGGCGACGACCGGCGTCGGGTTCCGCGGCTGGGTTGAGGCCGCGCACGAGGCCGACCTCGCCGACGACCTCGCACGGTCGTTCGCGGGCGCGCGGATCGTCGCGAGGGGCGCGAAGGCGCGCGGCGCGGTTCAGCAAGCGGGGTTCGACGTGCACTGGACAGCCGCGTCCGAGACCGCGCAGGAGGTTGGCGAGTTCCTCCTCGCAAGCGACGTCGCGGGCAAGAGGATCGCGGTGCAGCATCACGGATCCGGCGCGGACGGCCTCGATGAGCTGCTGCGCGCGCACGGCGCCACCGTCGTCAGCCTCTCGGTGTACCGGTGGGGGCCGCCGGTAGATCCGGAGGCCGTTCGCCAGTCGGTGGCGCAGGCGGCCGAAGGGTCCGTCGATGCCGTGCTGTTCACCGCGGCGCCGGGGGCGGACGCCTGGCTCGACGTCGCCGAAAGCCGCGGCGCGCTCGACGACATCCGCGATCGCGCCGCACGCGGACACCTCGTCATGGCGGCCGTCGGCCCGATCACGGCACGTCCGCTCGACCGGCGCGGGGTGCCCGCTGTGATCGCGTCGCGCGGCCGGCTCGGGTCGCTCGTGCGCCTGGTCGTCGCGCACTTCGGCGACGGCGGGGCACCGAGCGTGACCACGCCCCGCGGCCGACTCGAGGTGCGCAGTTCGGGGGCGATCCTCGATGGCGAGTTCCTGCCACTCTCGCCCGCGAGCACGGCGCTGCTCACCGCGCTCTTCGATGCCGGCGGCGCCGTCATCAGCCGTCAACGCCTCCACTCCGTCCTGCCACGGTCTCGCCGCAGCTCGCACGCCGTCGAGATGGCCGTCGCGCGCCTGCGCGAATCGCTCGGATACGCCGACCTCGTGACCACGGTCATCAAGCGCGGCTATCGCCTCTCGGTCGAGGAGCCCGCGTGA
- the nirB gene encoding nitrite reductase large subunit NirB produces MTETSPPHRVVVVGASMVAHRFVESLLARADTATTVTVIGEEPHRPYDRVALTSFLSGATPDDLTLDRSVFDDHRVDLLAGDPVIRIDRGAATVLTASRATVPYDTLVLATGSSAARPAVEGADLPGCFVYRTIDDLSSLREYVAERERQLGRPLTGKVIGGGLLGLEAVGALQELGVDGAVVHSGTHLMSAQLDRAGGDVLGRLIERRDITVRTSTRTTRIDADRTGRVAGLEFHDGSREPTDVVVFTVGVRPNDALAREAQLACESDGGVRIDDTCRTSDERILAIGEVAAFDGRCVGLVAPGYAMAEVAADRLFGGSATFPGYDDSAKLKLSGVDVASFGDALATAPDALDVVYTDPVGGVYKKLVLSDDASTLLGGIFVGDAASYGALRPLVGRPLGADPAAYLLPSGGMEAPAGELPDEAIVCSCSSVTAGRIRSAVHEDGCADAGEVKACTKAGATCGSCFAMVKKITAQELTALGKSVSSALCEHFDLSRRQLYDAIVVSRETTFSGILERFGRGRGCDVCKPTIASILHGLVGEHVLDGESAALQDTNDHVMANMQKDGSYSVVPRMPGGEVTPDGLVVIGEVARDFGLYTKLTGGQRIDMFGARLEQLPDIWRRLVEAGFESGQAYGKSLRTVKSCVGSTWCRYGVLDAVGMAVRLELRYRGLRSPHKLKLGVSGCARECAEARSKDAGVIATENGWNLYVGGNGGFTPRHAQLLAEGLDDDALIRTIDRYFMYYIRTADRLQRTAPWLADLDGGLDGLREVIIDDSLGIAGDLDDAMARHVDAYEDEWAATLKDPDKLTRFHSFVNAPTTPDPSLAYVAERGQVRPASDEERQSGSVMIAGTTLEVRQ; encoded by the coding sequence GTGACCGAGACATCTCCCCCACACCGCGTCGTCGTCGTGGGTGCCAGCATGGTCGCGCACCGCTTCGTGGAGAGCCTTCTCGCGCGCGCCGACACCGCGACGACCGTCACAGTCATCGGCGAGGAACCCCACCGCCCTTACGACCGCGTCGCGCTCACGTCGTTCCTCTCGGGCGCGACCCCGGACGACCTGACCCTCGACCGCAGCGTCTTCGACGACCACCGCGTCGACCTCCTCGCGGGCGATCCGGTCATCCGCATCGACCGCGGCGCGGCGACCGTCCTCACCGCAAGCCGCGCCACGGTGCCCTACGACACTCTCGTCCTGGCCACCGGATCCTCCGCAGCCAGGCCAGCCGTGGAGGGGGCAGACCTTCCCGGGTGCTTCGTCTACCGCACGATCGACGACCTGTCGTCGCTACGGGAATACGTCGCCGAGCGTGAGCGTCAGCTCGGGCGCCCGCTCACGGGAAAGGTGATCGGCGGCGGCTTGCTGGGCCTGGAGGCCGTCGGCGCGCTGCAGGAGCTGGGGGTCGACGGTGCCGTCGTGCACTCCGGAACCCACCTGATGTCGGCGCAGCTCGACCGCGCGGGCGGTGACGTTCTCGGGCGCCTCATCGAGCGCCGCGACATCACGGTGCGCACGTCGACGCGCACGACGCGCATCGACGCCGACCGCACGGGCCGTGTCGCCGGTCTCGAGTTTCACGACGGCTCCCGGGAGCCAACGGACGTCGTCGTCTTCACGGTCGGCGTGCGGCCGAACGACGCCCTGGCGCGCGAGGCGCAGCTCGCGTGCGAGTCTGACGGCGGCGTACGGATCGATGACACGTGCCGCACCTCCGACGAGCGGATCCTGGCGATCGGTGAGGTCGCGGCCTTCGATGGGCGCTGCGTCGGCCTCGTCGCCCCCGGCTACGCCATGGCCGAAGTCGCCGCCGACCGCCTCTTCGGTGGTTCCGCGACGTTTCCCGGGTATGACGATTCGGCGAAGCTCAAGCTCTCGGGCGTCGACGTCGCCTCTTTCGGCGACGCGCTGGCCACCGCGCCGGATGCGCTCGACGTCGTCTACACGGATCCGGTCGGCGGCGTGTACAAGAAGCTCGTCCTCAGCGACGACGCGTCCACGCTCCTCGGCGGGATCTTCGTCGGCGACGCCGCGTCGTACGGCGCCCTCCGTCCCCTCGTCGGCAGGCCACTGGGCGCGGATCCCGCTGCGTATCTCCTGCCCTCCGGCGGCATGGAGGCCCCGGCGGGCGAGCTCCCCGACGAGGCGATCGTCTGCTCGTGTTCGTCCGTCACGGCGGGCCGGATCCGCAGCGCGGTGCACGAGGACGGCTGCGCCGACGCGGGCGAGGTGAAAGCCTGCACGAAGGCGGGCGCGACGTGCGGTAGCTGTTTCGCGATGGTGAAGAAGATCACCGCGCAGGAGCTCACGGCACTCGGAAAGTCCGTGAGCAGCGCGCTGTGCGAACACTTTGATCTGTCGCGCCGGCAGCTCTACGACGCCATCGTGGTCTCGCGCGAGACGACGTTCAGCGGAATCCTCGAGCGATTCGGCCGCGGCCGCGGCTGCGACGTGTGCAAGCCGACGATCGCCAGCATCCTCCACGGACTCGTGGGCGAACACGTGCTCGACGGCGAATCCGCGGCGCTGCAGGACACGAACGACCACGTGATGGCGAACATGCAGAAGGACGGCTCCTACTCGGTTGTTCCCCGCATGCCCGGAGGCGAGGTGACGCCGGACGGGCTCGTCGTGATCGGCGAGGTCGCGCGCGACTTCGGGCTCTACACGAAGCTCACGGGCGGACAGCGCATCGACATGTTCGGCGCCCGTCTGGAACAGCTCCCGGACATCTGGCGCCGCCTCGTCGAGGCGGGCTTCGAATCCGGCCAGGCGTACGGCAAGTCGCTGCGCACCGTGAAGTCGTGCGTCGGATCCACCTGGTGCCGGTACGGCGTGCTCGACGCCGTCGGCATGGCGGTGCGTCTCGAGCTGCGCTACCGCGGCCTGCGGTCGCCCCACAAGCTCAAGCTGGGCGTTTCCGGCTGCGCGCGCGAGTGCGCCGAGGCCCGCAGCAAGGACGCCGGCGTCATCGCGACGGAGAACGGCTGGAACCTGTACGTCGGCGGCAACGGCGGATTCACGCCACGTCACGCGCAGCTGCTCGCAGAGGGCCTCGACGACGACGCCCTGATCCGCACCATCGACCGGTACTTCATGTATTACATCCGCACGGCCGACCGCCTCCAGCGCACCGCGCCCTGGCTAGCGGATCTTGACGGCGGGCTCGACGGCCTCCGCGAGGTCATCATCGATGATTCGCTCGGCATCGCGGGCGACCTCGACGACGCGATGGCGCGACACGTCGACGCCTACGAGGACGAGTGGGCGGCGACCCTCAAGGATCCCGACAAGCTCACGAGATTCCACTCGTTCGTCAACGCACCGACCACCCCGGATCCGTCCCTCGCCTATGTGGCGGAACGCGGGCAGGTGCGCCCCGCGTCCGACGAGGAGCGGCAATCCGGATCCGTGATGATCGCGGGTACGACACTGGAGGTACGGCAATGA